Proteins encoded by one window of Paraburkholderia terrae:
- a CDS encoding amino acid ABC transporter permease, translating into MDYHFDFDFLHGKLGLLLSGLKITLELTVASNLMGLTLGFLLCLVTMSKWRFVRWPAQMFIEFFRCTPALLQIVWFFYCIPMLFDFFIAPVPLGILALGLNVTAFNAEAYRAGVQAVPKEHLDACVALGLRPWQRTLHVVLPQALRMAAPVLMTNGIGALQQSALVAVVAVGDLMYVGSQLATESYRPLETYSLVALIYFALSIPASQIVRMIERRHDLSVQR; encoded by the coding sequence GTGGACTATCACTTCGATTTCGACTTTCTGCACGGCAAGCTCGGCCTCTTGCTGAGCGGACTGAAGATCACGCTGGAACTGACGGTTGCATCCAACCTGATGGGGCTGACGCTCGGCTTTCTTCTTTGTCTCGTGACGATGAGCAAGTGGCGCTTCGTCAGGTGGCCTGCGCAGATGTTCATCGAGTTCTTCCGGTGTACGCCGGCGCTCTTGCAGATCGTCTGGTTCTTCTATTGCATCCCGATGCTTTTCGACTTCTTCATCGCGCCCGTGCCGCTCGGAATCCTGGCGTTGGGGCTCAACGTCACGGCATTCAATGCGGAAGCCTATCGTGCTGGCGTGCAGGCCGTACCGAAGGAGCATCTCGACGCGTGCGTCGCATTGGGGCTGCGTCCCTGGCAACGTACGCTTCATGTGGTGCTGCCCCAGGCGCTGCGCATGGCCGCACCGGTGCTGATGACAAACGGCATCGGTGCGCTTCAGCAAAGTGCACTGGTCGCAGTCGTCGCAGTGGGCGATCTGATGTATGTCGGCAGCCAGTTGGCGACCGAGTCGTACCGTCCTCTTGAAACGTATAGCCTCGTCGCGCTGATCTATTTTGCGTTGTCGATACCCGCTTCGCAGATCGTACGGATGATCGAGCGACGGCACGATCTGTCGGTCCAGCGTTGA
- a CDS encoding LysR family transcriptional regulator: protein MARRFSEQARVTIAGSTVVEDQSVRRRAGGVTQPANWIHGPLTIKTAMTLQQLNYFLAAIEHGTLSKAAEQLNVAQPTLSDQIIRLEESMGTTLFIRTNRKLMLTEAGRRLQPFAQATITASRQGYEAVQSVRELKGGVASFGTFGTAHHYFLTDLITEFRTRFPEMKVKIVGNNSSEIAEAVSHGELEAGLVMIPLNERNLAVSEPVWSARVGYISAERSRVERPKTIEEIAMAPLILTEARWNTSDSIRTTLTARAQKAGVILNPIIEVDHQQTGFELAAQGLGDLIASQPILHQLGYADRLGWTPIDPPLYEVFAFIHRYDAPLSASTRVLIQMMREHLARIQRRYAHLDSDSQPDGMHGGDVRDVP, encoded by the coding sequence TTGGCCCGCCGCTTTTCTGAACAGGCGAGGGTTACAATTGCCGGATCAACCGTCGTTGAGGACCAGAGCGTGCGACGGCGCGCCGGAGGTGTAACGCAACCGGCGAATTGGATTCATGGCCCTTTAACGATCAAGACAGCGATGACGCTCCAGCAGCTGAATTACTTTCTCGCCGCCATCGAGCACGGCACGCTCTCCAAGGCTGCGGAGCAACTGAATGTCGCGCAACCGACGCTCTCCGACCAGATCATCCGGCTCGAAGAATCGATGGGAACGACCTTGTTCATTCGCACCAATCGGAAGCTGATGTTGACCGAGGCGGGCCGGCGTCTCCAGCCCTTCGCCCAGGCAACGATCACGGCGTCGCGACAAGGCTATGAAGCGGTGCAGTCAGTGCGCGAGCTGAAGGGCGGTGTTGCCAGCTTCGGCACGTTTGGCACTGCGCACCACTACTTTCTGACCGATCTCATCACTGAATTCCGGACCCGCTTTCCGGAAATGAAGGTGAAGATCGTGGGGAACAATTCATCGGAGATCGCGGAAGCGGTGAGCCACGGTGAGCTTGAGGCCGGGCTCGTCATGATTCCGCTGAATGAGCGCAATCTTGCGGTCAGCGAGCCCGTCTGGTCGGCGCGCGTCGGCTACATCAGCGCGGAGCGGAGCCGTGTCGAGCGGCCGAAAACTATCGAAGAGATTGCGATGGCACCGCTCATCCTGACGGAAGCCCGCTGGAATACGTCAGACTCGATCCGCACGACGCTCACGGCGCGCGCCCAGAAAGCGGGGGTGATCCTGAATCCGATCATCGAAGTGGATCACCAGCAAACCGGTTTCGAGCTCGCGGCGCAGGGACTGGGCGACCTCATTGCATCACAGCCGATTCTGCACCAGCTGGGCTACGCAGATCGCCTTGGATGGACGCCCATCGATCCGCCACTTTATGAGGTCTTCGCATTCATACATCGTTACGATGCGCCGCTCTCGGCATCGACGCGCGTCTTGATTCAGATGATGCGCGAGCATCTTGCGCGCATTCAGCGTAGATATGCGCATCTCGACTCTGATTCGCAGCCGGACGGGATGCACGGCGGTGATGTTCGCGATGTCCCGTGA
- a CDS encoding amino acid ABC transporter permease, whose product MSYVSVIQPYVVVLLRGLGMTLAFTAGCAIVGSLGGFVLSLLRMSPNRIVKAATGFYVEFFRGTPLLIQLFWMFFCLPVVFNLSIAPAVSVLLSLTLYMIAITSETFRGALRSIASEQHDASVALGLTPRVKILYVIFPQGLLRATPPLLSNVISLFKESALISSVGIADLMFVGQNISNNTARPLEFLTVVGVIYFLVAFPLTRLVGVVETRLLRRYTY is encoded by the coding sequence ATGTCTTATGTCAGCGTGATCCAGCCCTACGTCGTCGTCCTGCTGCGCGGACTCGGGATGACCCTGGCCTTCACGGCGGGCTGTGCAATCGTCGGAAGTCTCGGCGGCTTCGTTCTCAGTTTGCTGAGGATGTCGCCGAATCGCATCGTCAAGGCAGCGACCGGCTTTTATGTCGAGTTCTTTCGTGGCACGCCGCTGTTGATTCAGTTGTTCTGGATGTTCTTTTGCCTGCCTGTCGTATTTAACTTGTCGATTGCGCCAGCGGTTTCCGTATTGCTTTCGCTGACGCTCTACATGATCGCCATCACGAGCGAGACGTTTCGCGGCGCATTGCGATCGATCGCGTCGGAGCAACACGACGCGTCGGTTGCGCTTGGCCTCACGCCGCGCGTCAAGATCCTGTATGTGATATTTCCGCAAGGTCTGCTTCGCGCGACTCCGCCTTTGCTTTCCAACGTGATCAGTCTCTTCAAGGAGAGCGCACTTATTTCGAGCGTTGGGATCGCGGACCTGATGTTCGTCGGGCAGAACATCTCGAACAACACCGCTCGACCGCTTGAGTTTCTCACCGTGGTCGGTGTCATCTACTTTCTTGTCGCGTTTCCGCTGACGCGACTGGTTGGTGTGGTCGAAACCCGGCTGTTGCGTCGTTACACGTATTGA
- a CDS encoding porin, with the protein MKRIAFITASCCASIAAHAQSSVTLYGILDNGISYVSNQKTAPGVGHSAWMASTGNIVGDRWGLTGTEDLGGGLKTLFKIENGYSGQNGKLQQGGRLFGRQAWVGVSSSQAGTVTLGRQYDSVVDYLGPRSLAQTFYGGLEFAHPFDNDNISDFFRLSNSIKYASVDYHGLKFGGLYALSNQAGGFAVNRAYSAGATYKNGPVSLSAAYMQLDQPGNGATGALDGSSASGDATFHGSKQRVWGAGASYALGAANFGFVWTQTTVADATGVNIGSSLAPAQTGTPTNLRFVNYEINASYLITPSWGVSGSYTFTDGRYSNAVISAKPRWSQFNLLTAYALSKRTDLYLMCEYQHVTGAAGTIFSGAFIEGSGGASATNKQFLASAGLRVRF; encoded by the coding sequence TTGAAACGGATCGCATTCATCACCGCGAGTTGTTGTGCCAGCATCGCGGCACATGCCCAGAGCAGCGTGACCCTTTACGGGATTCTCGACAACGGAATATCTTATGTGAGTAACCAGAAGACTGCGCCAGGAGTTGGGCACAGTGCGTGGATGGCGTCGACGGGCAACATTGTCGGCGACCGGTGGGGGCTTACCGGGACCGAAGATCTGGGCGGCGGTCTAAAGACGCTATTCAAGATCGAAAACGGTTACTCGGGACAAAACGGGAAACTGCAACAGGGAGGCCGCCTGTTCGGGAGGCAGGCGTGGGTCGGTGTCTCGAGTTCCCAGGCGGGCACAGTAACGCTCGGCCGCCAATATGATTCCGTGGTCGATTATCTTGGACCTCGAAGCCTGGCGCAGACCTTCTATGGCGGCCTTGAGTTCGCCCACCCATTCGACAACGACAACATCTCCGATTTCTTTCGCCTCAGCAACTCGATCAAATACGCCAGCGTCGACTATCACGGCCTGAAGTTTGGCGGACTATATGCGCTCTCGAACCAGGCCGGCGGATTCGCCGTCAATCGCGCATATAGCGCCGGCGCTACCTATAAAAACGGGCCGGTATCGCTAAGCGCCGCGTACATGCAACTTGATCAACCCGGTAACGGTGCAACAGGTGCGCTCGACGGATCAAGCGCGTCGGGCGATGCAACGTTCCACGGAAGCAAACAACGGGTTTGGGGGGCGGGCGCGAGCTATGCGCTGGGCGCGGCTAATTTCGGATTCGTCTGGACCCAGACAACTGTTGCCGATGCAACCGGTGTAAACATTGGATCTTCGCTGGCTCCGGCTCAAACGGGCACACCCACCAATCTGCGCTTCGTCAATTACGAAATCAATGCCAGTTATTTGATCACGCCTTCATGGGGCGTCTCCGGATCGTACACGTTCACCGACGGGCGCTATTCGAACGCGGTAATCAGCGCAAAGCCGCGATGGAGCCAGTTCAACCTGCTGACGGCCTACGCCCTGTCCAAGCGTACGGACCTCTACCTGATGTGTGAATATCAACACGTCACCGGCGCGGCAGGGACGATCTTTAGCGGCGCGTTCATCGAAGGTAGCGGCGGCGCTTCCGCGACGAACAAGCAGTTCCTCGCAAGCGCAGGGCTACGGGTCAGATTCTGA
- a CDS encoding SDR family oxidoreductase, producing MSRIKSSSRYQTAMVTGASSGIGRAVTRRLVGEGLRVHAVDRDAEALRNLARECDVETIVIDLQDTSGLADLFKNEEIDIVVNNAGTLPGTGTFGERPETDIDLLLDINLRAPLHISHMALQGMVERKRGHLFFLGSSAGRYPHPNCAGYSAAKAGISMFCDALRCDLLGSAVRVTEIAPGRVQTHFYRTALGDATAKEKLYDGYRPIQPEHIAELIGRAMTMPDYVDVSRIEVFPTDQAAGGSHIVRYEE from the coding sequence ATGAGCCGAATCAAGAGCAGTTCGCGCTACCAGACCGCTATGGTCACCGGGGCATCGAGCGGTATCGGGCGTGCCGTTACGCGCAGGCTCGTCGGAGAAGGATTGCGGGTACACGCGGTAGATCGGGACGCGGAAGCGTTGCGAAACCTCGCGCGCGAATGCGATGTCGAAACGATCGTCATCGATCTACAGGACACGTCGGGGCTCGCCGATCTTTTCAAAAACGAGGAGATCGACATCGTCGTCAACAACGCGGGCACGTTGCCCGGCACGGGGACGTTCGGGGAGCGACCGGAGACGGATATAGACCTGCTGCTCGACATTAACCTTCGTGCGCCACTGCACATCTCGCACATGGCGCTGCAGGGAATGGTCGAACGCAAACGTGGCCACCTGTTTTTTCTGGGGTCGAGCGCGGGCCGCTACCCGCATCCGAACTGCGCAGGTTATAGCGCCGCGAAAGCGGGCATCAGCATGTTTTGCGATGCGTTGCGCTGCGACCTGCTCGGCAGCGCCGTGCGCGTGACCGAGATCGCACCGGGACGGGTGCAAACGCATTTCTACCGGACGGCACTCGGCGACGCGACGGCGAAGGAAAAACTCTATGACGGCTACCGACCCATTCAGCCGGAACACATCGCCGAACTGATCGGCCGGGCGATGACGATGCCAGATTATGTCGACGTGTCGCGTATCGAGGTGTTTCCCACCGACCAGGCGGCTGGCGGATCGCATATCGTGAGGTACGAGGAATAG
- a CDS encoding aspartate/glutamate racemase family protein, with amino-acid sequence MRMCWVHPTARVPEMEQLWSTIERTMNPVVAAGNEIEYRFCEGSSNFTRSSYAEHMNSVLMMDQAIRAEQDGFDGVFLGCWNDPLWETREVLGIPVASVGEQSMLAAMAMGHRFAVVTVSRKTAVAIERDLLAYGFGERAIARPVRSISPESDGGLLMGAVTDPGKDFIARFEQAALTCIADGADMILVGCAYFGPLLRRAGYTHVADTGVPVVDSTTVAIKYLEAMMGIARTTGLTKSMGPVFKTPDREKIERARLAVAGESR; translated from the coding sequence ATGCGTATGTGCTGGGTTCATCCGACGGCTAGAGTGCCGGAGATGGAGCAACTGTGGAGCACGATCGAAAGGACCATGAATCCCGTCGTCGCGGCTGGCAATGAAATCGAATACCGGTTCTGCGAGGGCAGCTCCAATTTCACGCGGTCCTCGTATGCCGAGCACATGAACTCCGTGCTGATGATGGATCAGGCGATCCGCGCCGAGCAGGACGGTTTCGACGGCGTTTTCCTGGGATGCTGGAACGATCCGCTCTGGGAGACAAGAGAAGTGCTGGGCATCCCGGTCGCGTCGGTCGGCGAACAGTCGATGCTCGCGGCGATGGCAATGGGTCATCGATTCGCGGTTGTCACTGTTTCGCGCAAGACCGCTGTAGCGATCGAACGAGATTTGCTCGCCTATGGCTTTGGCGAGCGTGCCATCGCGCGGCCGGTGCGGTCGATATCGCCGGAATCGGACGGCGGATTGCTGATGGGCGCCGTGACGGACCCGGGTAAAGACTTCATTGCGCGTTTCGAGCAAGCGGCACTGACTTGCATCGCCGACGGCGCGGACATGATTCTGGTCGGGTGTGCCTACTTCGGGCCACTGCTAAGACGCGCGGGCTATACGCATGTGGCCGATACGGGCGTCCCTGTGGTCGATTCGACGACAGTTGCGATCAAGTATCTCGAAGCGATGATGGGGATTGCCCGCACGACCGGTCTCACGAAGTCGATGGGCCCGGTGTTCAAGACGCCCGATCGCGAGAAGATAGAGCGAGCACGTCTGGCGGTTGCGGGCGAGAGCCGGTGA
- a CDS encoding MFS transporter has product MITKSLTSHDARGFDAPSSVHHTSTASLRRAVVGVTCGNMIEWFDFALYSSLAPIIGRVFFKNEDHTTQMLSIYATFAAGFLIRPIGSFVFGPIGDRYGRRTALTLSIALMSVATFCIAILPGYNRVGMAAPVLLLLIRLLQGLSTGGEYGGSCTFIAEHSPDKKRTFMTSWLEFGNISGFLLGGALVNLLTFSLGSASMETWGWRIPFVVAGLAGLVALYLRLNVDESPVFKQMQENEQHQKGLARNKSIFTLLIEEWPQLLKCAGLTAVFNITYYVALGYLPGYLSDVVGHPVEFGNLLAMIATLVMLAFIPVVGWLGDHVGARKMLGLGCAVIIFGAIPAFKLLSSSSVAIVFGGLMILVLAQLLFEGVMPATLASLFRAPVRYSGLAISYNVSVSLLGGTAPLINTWLIHRTGNPIVPAWYLMGGAVLGLIALKFVKDMTGKPLPM; this is encoded by the coding sequence ATGATTACGAAAAGCCTGACCTCGCATGACGCGCGCGGATTTGATGCGCCATCGAGCGTTCATCACACGTCGACAGCATCGCTTCGCCGCGCTGTCGTGGGCGTGACTTGCGGCAACATGATCGAATGGTTCGACTTCGCGTTGTATTCGTCGCTTGCGCCGATCATCGGCAGGGTGTTCTTCAAGAACGAAGACCACACGACACAAATGCTCTCGATCTACGCGACCTTCGCAGCAGGCTTCCTGATTCGTCCGATCGGCAGCTTCGTGTTCGGACCCATTGGCGATCGTTATGGCCGCCGTACGGCACTGACCTTGAGCATCGCGTTGATGTCAGTCGCGACATTTTGCATTGCGATCCTGCCGGGTTACAACCGCGTCGGCATGGCGGCGCCCGTTCTACTGCTCCTGATTCGCCTGCTGCAAGGTCTTTCGACGGGCGGAGAATATGGCGGCTCGTGCACCTTCATCGCCGAGCATTCGCCCGACAAGAAGCGCACGTTCATGACAAGCTGGCTCGAGTTCGGAAACATTTCCGGCTTCCTGCTCGGCGGCGCGCTTGTCAACCTGCTGACCTTTTCACTCGGGTCCGCGAGCATGGAAACCTGGGGATGGCGCATTCCTTTCGTGGTCGCCGGGCTCGCCGGGCTCGTCGCGCTGTATCTCCGGCTGAACGTCGACGAGTCGCCGGTATTCAAACAGATGCAGGAGAACGAGCAACACCAGAAAGGGCTCGCCAGAAATAAAAGTATCTTCACGCTTCTTATCGAAGAATGGCCGCAGCTTCTCAAATGCGCGGGACTCACGGCCGTATTCAACATCACCTACTACGTGGCGCTCGGTTATCTTCCCGGCTACCTCTCCGACGTGGTCGGACATCCTGTGGAGTTCGGCAATCTTCTCGCGATGATCGCCACGCTCGTCATGCTCGCCTTCATTCCAGTCGTCGGATGGCTGGGAGATCACGTCGGCGCGAGGAAGATGCTCGGCCTCGGATGTGCGGTGATCATCTTCGGTGCGATTCCCGCATTCAAGCTGTTAAGCAGCTCGAGCGTCGCTATCGTGTTCGGCGGCTTGATGATTCTGGTTCTGGCGCAACTGCTCTTCGAAGGCGTCATGCCGGCAACACTCGCCTCGTTGTTCCGGGCGCCCGTGCGATATAGCGGCCTTGCCATCAGCTATAACGTATCGGTTTCGTTGCTAGGAGGAACGGCTCCGCTGATCAATACGTGGCTCATCCATCGGACCGGCAACCCGATCGTTCCAGCGTGGTATCTGATGGGCGGCGCGGTACTCGGTCTGATCGCACTGAAGTTCGTCAAGGACATGACGGGCAAACCGCTTCCGATGTGA
- a CDS encoding Rid family hydrolase, with translation MNSQTTARQKISSGGAYESVFGYSRAVRVGPHLHISGTCAPPAHEKSDAYAQTRAIIDVIQKVLMEADMRFEDVVRTVVYVRDINDAEAVAKAHLETFDSIRPASTLIQVDSMLRQWQRVEIETFAIREEE, from the coding sequence ATGAATTCGCAAACTACCGCTCGTCAAAAGATCTCATCGGGCGGCGCCTACGAGAGCGTGTTCGGCTACTCGCGCGCCGTGCGTGTGGGGCCGCATCTGCACATCTCGGGCACGTGCGCGCCGCCCGCGCATGAGAAGAGCGACGCCTATGCGCAAACACGGGCAATCATCGACGTGATCCAGAAGGTGCTCATGGAAGCGGACATGCGCTTCGAAGACGTGGTTCGCACGGTGGTTTATGTACGCGACATCAACGATGCCGAAGCAGTTGCCAAAGCGCATCTCGAGACGTTCGATTCGATCCGTCCGGCAAGCACGCTGATCCAGGTCGATTCGATGTTGCGCCAGTGGCAGCGCGTTGAGATCGAGACCTTCGCGATCAGGGAAGAGGAGTAA
- a CDS encoding substrate-binding periplasmic protein, with amino-acid sequence MNISSLRSNSVSVRFIVAAFAACSALAAHNSAHAEVQAGNTWQKVREAGVLRCGAGITPPYVTRDAKTQQYGGLFTELCRGFAKDVLHVKPEFVDTSWPNMIAGVQSNKWDLAMSLSYSEERAKAIKFSAPVVYSSVTFVYNKNNPKLKKPPVTVTDLDKPELSVAVMSGSIADKAVGAQMKTTNIMRLPGTDETRLALMSKRTDFMADDSATNLIVVAAHPDSLSVFQPKPELVPQPACFGLNKGVSDADIDVLNKYIEEQRKNGSIDKLTKQAVDATVASDK; translated from the coding sequence ATGAATATCTCGTCCCTTCGAAGCAACAGCGTGTCCGTGCGGTTCATCGTCGCCGCCTTTGCAGCCTGCAGTGCGCTCGCCGCACACAACAGTGCGCATGCCGAGGTGCAAGCCGGCAATACATGGCAGAAGGTGCGGGAGGCGGGCGTGCTGCGTTGCGGAGCGGGCATCACCCCGCCATATGTCACGCGCGACGCCAAAACGCAGCAGTATGGCGGTCTTTTCACCGAGTTGTGTCGCGGCTTCGCAAAGGACGTGCTGCACGTCAAGCCGGAGTTCGTCGATACGAGCTGGCCCAACATGATCGCGGGCGTGCAATCGAACAAGTGGGACCTCGCGATGTCGTTGAGCTATTCGGAAGAGCGCGCAAAGGCGATCAAGTTTTCCGCGCCGGTCGTGTATTCGAGCGTGACCTTCGTCTACAACAAGAACAACCCGAAGCTGAAGAAGCCGCCCGTGACCGTCACCGATCTCGACAAGCCCGAATTGTCAGTCGCGGTGATGTCGGGCTCGATCGCCGACAAGGCAGTCGGCGCGCAAATGAAAACGACGAACATCATGCGGCTCCCGGGCACCGACGAGACGCGTCTCGCGCTTATGTCGAAACGCACCGACTTCATGGCGGACGACAGCGCGACCAACCTGATCGTCGTCGCTGCTCACCCGGACTCGTTGTCCGTGTTCCAACCCAAGCCTGAACTCGTCCCGCAACCGGCCTGTTTCGGATTGAACAAGGGTGTCTCCGACGCCGACATCGATGTGCTGAACAAGTACATCGAAGAGCAAAGAAAGAATGGTTCGATCGACAAGCTGACGAAACAAGCCGTCGATGCGACGGTCGCGTCGGACAAATAG
- a CDS encoding porin, producing MNISRKISAVAVSALACGAAHAQSSSVTLYGVVDVGLDFTNNSGGKQLWHMQDGTYDGIYGSRWGLKGEEDLGGGLKAIFRLENGFNVVNGTLAQGGREFGRQAYVGVSDARLGTVTVGRQYDSVVDYFQPVTMTGNWGGLAWHANDIDNSANSFRVNNAVKYASQNLYGLTFGGLMALTNSSADGTSKIGLWSAGANYTIGNLNLGAAYLNAKNPGTFLSEGSYQPDTTGAAVGATGIFSYVGQPSNQQVVAVGGTYKIGDAMLGLDWSNVKFDRANGTNAAVKFNTYEAWGQYHFNPATTLALGYEFTNGDIGYSSARPKYHQINLLSDYQLSKRTEVYLSAAYQIAAGASQPADIFEGVTGTASSSNHQVALRVGMVQKF from the coding sequence ATGAACATCAGCAGAAAGATTTCAGCCGTCGCGGTATCGGCGCTTGCTTGCGGTGCGGCGCACGCACAGTCGTCGTCGGTCACGCTGTACGGCGTCGTCGACGTGGGGCTCGACTTCACCAACAACAGCGGCGGCAAGCAACTCTGGCACATGCAGGACGGAACCTACGACGGCATTTATGGGAGCCGCTGGGGCCTGAAGGGCGAAGAGGATCTGGGCGGCGGCCTGAAGGCGATCTTCAGGCTGGAGAACGGTTTCAACGTGGTGAACGGGACGCTGGCGCAGGGCGGACGCGAATTCGGCAGGCAGGCTTACGTTGGTGTTTCGGATGCCCGTCTGGGTACGGTCACGGTGGGCCGTCAATACGACTCGGTCGTCGACTACTTTCAACCCGTGACCATGACGGGTAACTGGGGCGGTCTGGCATGGCACGCAAACGACATCGATAACAGCGCCAATTCGTTCCGGGTGAACAACGCGGTCAAGTACGCGAGTCAGAACCTCTATGGGTTGACGTTTGGCGGCTTGATGGCGCTGACGAACTCGAGTGCCGATGGCACTAGCAAGATCGGGTTGTGGAGCGCCGGTGCCAACTACACGATTGGCAACTTGAACCTCGGCGCGGCTTACCTGAATGCAAAGAATCCGGGCACGTTTCTCTCGGAGGGCAGCTACCAGCCGGATACGACGGGAGCCGCAGTCGGTGCGACGGGTATTTTCAGCTATGTGGGACAGCCTTCGAACCAACAGGTCGTCGCCGTCGGCGGGACGTACAAGATCGGCGACGCGATGCTCGGCCTCGACTGGTCCAATGTGAAGTTCGACCGCGCGAACGGTACGAACGCAGCCGTGAAGTTCAACACGTACGAAGCGTGGGGACAGTACCACTTCAATCCGGCGACGACGCTCGCGCTTGGATATGAATTTACGAACGGCGACATCGGCTACTCGTCAGCCAGGCCGAAGTACCACCAGATCAATCTGCTCAGCGACTATCAGTTGAGCAAGCGCACGGAAGTCTATCTTTCAGCTGCTTACCAGATCGCAGCGGGCGCGTCACAGCCTGCCGACATCTTCGAAGGTGTCACGGGCACCGCATCGTCGAGCAACCATCAGGTCGCCCTGCGCGTAGGCATGGTTCAAAAGTTCTAA
- a CDS encoding cytochrome b translates to MENTEYTGGAKALHWMMAGIIFAAWTVGYYSSTLTLSQKIQTGSVILHKSIATVTLFLLAARVLWRLSHRPPEAPLTMSKQARAAAGVGQILLYVCMFGLPLTGWAWTSAAGFTVPVAGLFDLPPILAKNTAIAASLGPVHMVLAYTTAALIVGHILMAFKHHFIDRDSVLLSMMPRLSRRSSD, encoded by the coding sequence ATGGAAAACACGGAATACACGGGCGGCGCGAAGGCGCTCCATTGGATGATGGCGGGAATCATTTTCGCGGCGTGGACCGTTGGGTATTACTCGTCCACGCTGACCTTGTCGCAGAAGATTCAAACCGGCAGCGTGATACTTCACAAGTCGATCGCCACCGTCACGTTGTTCCTGCTCGCGGCGCGCGTCCTCTGGCGACTCAGTCATCGCCCGCCGGAAGCCCCGCTCACGATGTCGAAGCAAGCCCGGGCTGCAGCCGGTGTCGGTCAAATACTGCTGTACGTATGTATGTTCGGCTTACCGTTGACCGGGTGGGCCTGGACATCCGCTGCGGGTTTCACAGTTCCCGTTGCAGGCCTCTTTGATCTTCCGCCGATTCTCGCCAAAAACACCGCTATTGCCGCATCCCTGGGCCCGGTGCACATGGTGCTCGCCTACACGACGGCCGCGCTGATTGTCGGTCACATTCTCATGGCCTTTAAACATCACTTTATCGATCGGGACAGCGTGCTGCTCTCGATGATGCCGAGATTAAGCCGCCGATCGAGCGACTAA
- a CDS encoding amino acid ABC transporter ATP-binding protein: MNLQTCIEPDSPSAACVTASEPAFVEFRDVFKSYGENLVVMNGMTLDMRADDRLVIIGPSGSGKSSLLRVMMGLEGIQGGEIRFQGERYIHTPERGKSSRIDKKTQRRIGMVFQHYTLFPHLSVLGNLILAPMKVGGLSRKEATERARKYLARLGLENKLHAYPSQLSGGQKQRVAIARALMLEPKLMLFDEVTSALDPEMVVEVQSVMMQLAEQKMAMIIVTHDMHFARDIGTRVVFCANGSIVEQGPPNDLFRQPKEVRTREFLEKVLHLD, from the coding sequence ATGAATCTTCAAACCTGCATCGAACCCGATTCGCCCAGTGCTGCATGTGTCACGGCAAGCGAGCCAGCCTTTGTCGAGTTCCGCGACGTCTTCAAATCGTACGGCGAGAACCTGGTCGTGATGAACGGCATGACGCTCGATATGCGCGCCGATGACCGGCTGGTCATCATAGGCCCGAGCGGCAGCGGCAAGAGCTCGCTCCTGCGCGTGATGATGGGGCTTGAAGGCATTCAGGGCGGCGAGATCCGCTTTCAGGGCGAGCGCTACATCCATACACCGGAACGGGGCAAGTCCAGCCGGATCGACAAGAAAACTCAGAGGCGAATCGGGATGGTGTTCCAGCATTACACGCTGTTCCCGCATCTCTCCGTGCTGGGCAATCTGATTCTGGCGCCGATGAAAGTCGGCGGATTGTCACGCAAGGAGGCGACCGAACGTGCGCGCAAGTATCTCGCGCGCCTCGGCCTTGAAAACAAGCTGCACGCGTATCCAAGCCAGTTGTCGGGCGGCCAGAAGCAGCGCGTCGCCATCGCTCGTGCGCTGATGCTCGAGCCGAAGCTGATGCTGTTTGACGAAGTGACGTCAGCACTCGATCCCGAGATGGTGGTGGAAGTGCAAAGCGTGATGATGCAACTCGCCGAACAGAAGATGGCGATGATCATCGTGACGCACGACATGCACTTCGCGCGCGATATCGGCACGCGCGTGGTCTTTTGCGCCAATGGATCGATCGTGGAGCAGGGGCCGCCGAACGACCTGTTTCGTCAGCCGAAGGAAGTTCGCACGCGCGAGTTCCTGGAAAAAGTCCTGCATCTCGACTGA